A single genomic interval of Daucus carota subsp. sativus chromosome 1, DH1 v3.0, whole genome shotgun sequence harbors:
- the LOC108213298 gene encoding DNA damage-repair/toleration protein DRT100, protein MQILMWVFKFLILVSFFHLSLQAPPICSETDRAALLDFKGRIFKDTTGILASWVGLDCCDGGWEGITCNPRTGRVTQVVLQRPADGDSGVFMKGTLSASLGKLRFLEVMIISGMKRIAGNIPQSFSGLTSLSQLHLEDNALEGNIPSSLGDLPYLRALSLSGNRLTGPIPPTFGKYKNLVQLTLARNYLEGPIPTSLKSLFSLQYLDLSRNTLSGFIPDFVGQFKNLTFLDFSSNHLSGAIPISLGGLGSLSDMSLSQNQLTGSIPNEIGHLKSLTSLSLSMNQLSGQIPDTLSQLQNLWHLNLSGNALSNPLPDALSKGIPSLLSIDLSYNRLNLVRVPEWIRNRELSDVNLAGCNLIGALPVFAKPNSLSSIDLSNNHFTEGLSNFFSKMTSLQKAKLSNNQLKSDISAITLPAGLASLDLHSNQLFGSLSSLLNRTSNFMQAIDLSNNYISGSIPEFSEGSSLTLLNIGSNKITGQIPDSISNLVTLERLDISRNQVTGTIPTSLGLLLKLQWLDLSINKLGGKIPVSLLDIEKLRHANFRANKLCGMIPQGRPFNAFPATAYGHNLCLCGKPLPPCKKMDKER, encoded by the coding sequence ATGCAGATTCTGATGTGGGTTTTTAAGTTCTTGATCCTTGTTTCATTCTTTCACCTTTCTTTACAAGCACCACCTATATGCTCAGAGACTGACAGAGCTGCTCTTCTTGATTTTAAGGGCAGAATTTTTAAGGACACAACTGGGATTTTGGCTTCATGGGTAGGCTTGGATTGTTGTGATGGTGGCTGGGAAGGTATCACATGCAATCCAAGAACAGGGAGAGTGACACAAGTGGTGCTACAAAGGCCAGCTGATGGGGACAGTGGTGTTTTCATGAAGGGCACTCTGTCTGCTTCTCTTGGCAAATTAAGGTTCCTGGAAGTGATGATAATCAGTGGGATGAAAAGAATTGCAGGAAACATTCCTCAGAGCTTTTCGGGTCTTACGAGTCTCTCACAACTACACTTGGAAGACAATGCACTTGAGGGCAACATTCCTTCAAGTTTAGGTGATTTGCCTTATCTCAGAGCACTTTCATTAAGTGGCAACCGTTTGACTGGTCCTATTCCTCCTACCTTTGGGAAATATAAAAACCTTGTTCAGCTTACATTAGCCAGAAATTACCTTGAAGGTCCTATCCCAACTAGCTTAAAGAGTCTTTTTAGTTTACAGTATCTTGATCTTAGTCGCAATACCTTATCCGGGTTCATTCCAGATTTTGTAGGCCAGTTCAAGAATCTGACATTTCTTGACTTCTCCAGCAATCACTTATCAGGGGCAATTCCTATTTCTTTGGGTGGTCTTGGAAGTCTTTCGGATATGTCCTTAAGCCAGAATCAACTAACCGGAAGTATCCCAAATGAGATTGGCCATCTAAAGTCTCTTACTAGTTTGTCATTGAGCATGAACCAGCTCAGTGGTCAAATTCCAGATACTTTATCACAGTTACAAAACCTATGGCACCTCAACTTATCAGGAAATGCTCTTTCCAATCCTTTGCCTGATGCACTCTCCAAAGGCATCCCTTCTTTGTTGTCCATAGATCTCTCGTACAACCGCCTCAATTTAGTGAGAGTTCCAGAATGGATTAGAAACAGAGAACTCTCTGATGTCAATTTAGCTGGATGCAACCTTATTGGAGCACTCCCAGTTTTCGCAAAACCAAATTCCTTGAGTTCCATTGATCTCTCCAATAACCATTTCACCGAGGGGTTatccaatttcttctcaaagaTGACAAGTTTGCAGAAGGCCAAGCTATCAAACAACCAACTGAAGTCTGACATTTCTGCAATCACATTGCCAGCAGGACTTGCCTCACTTGATCTCCACTCGAATCAGCTATTTGGCTCTCTATCAAGCCTCTTGAACAGGACAAGCAACTTCATGCAAGCTATTGACTTGTCAAACAATTACATTTCAGGTAGCATCCCTGAATTCAGCGAAGGCTCAAGTTTGACACTGCTCAACATCGGAAGCAACAAGATTACTGGCCAGATTCCTGACTCTATCTCAAACCTAGTTACACTCGAAAGGCTAGACATTTCAAGAAATCAAGTAACTGGCACAATTCCCACAAGCTTAGGTTTGTTGCTCAAGTTGCAATGGCTAGACCTGTCCATCAATAAACTTGGGGGGAAAATTCCAGTCAGCCTACTCGACATCGAGAAGCTAAGGCATGCAAACTTCAGGGCAAACAAATTATGCGGTATGATTCCACAAGGAAGGCCTTTTAATGCATTCCCTGCAACTGCCTATGGACACAATCTGTGCTTATGCGGCAAGCCATTACCACCATGCAAGAAGATGGACAAGGAGAGATGA